The following coding sequences are from one Megamonas funiformis window:
- a CDS encoding MarR family winged helix-turn-helix transcriptional regulator, whose protein sequence is MSKSVNRALYSTNIYGSEWTILKTIHDQGTMTQTALANYLNIEPATISKTIRQLMKKNLIMRQSGEDKREKYIYLTPLAIEQYNEWFEVISQNCRRVLEAVNVEEQKILMDLLSKIKNKINDDI, encoded by the coding sequence ATGTCAAAAAGTGTAAACCGTGCATTATACAGTACAAATATCTATGGTTCTGAATGGACTATCTTAAAAACAATTCACGATCAAGGCACTATGACACAGACAGCACTTGCTAACTATTTAAATATTGAACCTGCTACAATCTCTAAAACAATTCGTCAGCTGATGAAAAAAAATCTTATCATGCGTCAAAGTGGTGAGGATAAACGTGAAAAATATATTTATCTCACACCATTGGCGATTGAACAATATAATGAATGGTTTGAAGTTATCTCTCAAAATTGTCGCCGAGTATTAGAAGCTGTCAATGTAGAAGAACAAAAAATACTGATGGATTTATTGAGCAAAATAAAAAATAAAATCAATGATGACATTTAA
- a CDS encoding sodium:solute symporter family protein — MSIQLMIVCLYVVLLFAISFYVKHRANKNPMEYLFAGRKLSTSLIAFNVTGLAVGAASTVGVAENATQVGIAAGWYNGAWAIGAVVMGILAAGKYRQMGCSTIPELFERYYDKKGRLISAIGLAIILICITSLQYVAGGAILSTLMPDIFSMKTGMIMSAIVFIGITVVGGLWSSGMSNMISVSLIYLGILYSTISVVDNNGGLVNINNNLPVVDFSWFSPIGGLGLAVVLGWILIMISQALTLQGTVQIACGAKDAKTAKKGFILGGALIFPIGFLSAILGLAAKVQYPDINPTMALPQIIMSLDPVVSGITLAALWAADVSTACTILLGAGTLISQDIYKRFINPQVTTAKFLQVNRLVILLVGLATLWLAFNAVGILKTMMIGLSLTTAFTVVFLFTVFAPSLCRKNSAFYTTVVGLIGLVLWQFVPQIHVLPHVIYFEWIICIISFLIISVVDKQPIKIVEKETTSAKVMVNQEVLSR, encoded by the coding sequence ATGTCTATTCAATTAATGATAGTCTGTCTATATGTAGTATTATTATTTGCAATATCTTTTTATGTAAAACATCGTGCTAATAAAAATCCTATGGAGTATTTATTTGCAGGAAGAAAATTATCTACATCACTTATTGCTTTTAATGTAACAGGTCTTGCTGTAGGGGCTGCTTCTACTGTTGGTGTGGCAGAAAATGCAACACAGGTAGGAATAGCAGCTGGTTGGTACAATGGAGCATGGGCTATTGGTGCTGTGGTTATGGGAATTTTAGCCGCAGGAAAATATAGACAAATGGGTTGTTCTACGATACCAGAATTATTTGAACGTTATTATGATAAAAAAGGTCGTCTTATAAGTGCAATTGGTTTAGCAATTATTCTTATTTGTATTACTTCACTTCAATATGTAGCAGGCGGGGCAATTTTATCAACACTTATGCCAGATATATTTTCTATGAAAACAGGCATGATAATGAGTGCCATAGTTTTTATTGGTATCACTGTTGTGGGCGGATTGTGGTCTTCTGGTATGTCTAATATGATAAGTGTTAGTTTAATTTATTTAGGAATTTTATATTCAACTATTTCTGTCGTAGATAATAACGGTGGACTTGTAAATATCAATAATAATTTACCTGTAGTTGATTTTTCTTGGTTTAGTCCTATTGGTGGCTTAGGTTTAGCCGTAGTGTTGGGTTGGATTTTAATTATGATATCTCAAGCACTTACATTGCAAGGAACTGTACAGATTGCCTGCGGTGCAAAAGATGCTAAAACAGCAAAAAAAGGCTTTATTTTAGGTGGAGCATTGATTTTTCCAATTGGATTTTTATCAGCTATTTTAGGCTTAGCAGCTAAAGTTCAATATCCAGATATTAATCCAACTATGGCACTTCCTCAAATCATTATGAGCTTAGATCCTGTAGTTTCAGGAATAACACTTGCAGCATTATGGGCAGCAGATGTTTCCACTGCTTGTACAATATTATTAGGTGCAGGCACACTTATTTCTCAAGATATTTATAAACGTTTTATCAATCCACAAGTAACAACTGCAAAATTTTTGCAAGTAAATCGTTTAGTTATATTATTAGTAGGTCTTGCTACTTTATGGTTAGCATTTAATGCAGTGGGAATTTTAAAAACTATGATGATTGGTTTAAGTTTGACTACTGCCTTCACTGTAGTATTTTTATTTACTGTATTTGCGCCTAGTCTTTGTCGTAAAAATTCAGCATTTTACACTACTGTTGTAGGTTTGATAGGATTGGTTTTATGGCAATTTGTACCTCAGATACATGTATTGCCACATGTAATTTATTTTGAATGGATTATTTGTATAATCAGCTTTTTGATTATCAGTGTTGTGGATAAACAGCCAATTAAAATAGTTGAGAAAGAAACTACATCAGCAAAAGTCATGGTAAATCAAGAAGTTTTGAGCAGATAA
- the ffh gene encoding signal recognition particle protein has protein sequence MIFENLADRLQETFKKLRGHGKLTADDVNATMREIRIALLEADVNFKVVKDFIKKIKERAVGQEVLESLTPAQAVIKIVNEELTALMGQTQSHINISPKAPTIIMMVGLQGAGKTTSAGKLGLMFKKQGKHPLMVAADIYRPAAIKQLQVLGSQIDIPVFAKEDCKDAVRIANEAIDYAKSHANDIVIIDTAGRLHIDENLMQELKSIKEDVKPHEILLVVDAMTGQDAVNVAESFNNDLGLDGVILTKMDGDARGGAALSVKAVTGCPIKFVGAGEKLEALEPFYPDRMASRILGMGDVLTLIEKAQTAFDAEEAKKMEKAFRKNEFTLDDFLSQLNQVRKLGSFENILGMIPGMGGLKKKLGDVDIDMNGKEIKHIEAIIRAMTPEEKRNTKIINGSRRKRIAMGSGTKVQEVNKLLKQFDEMKKMMKKMSNMKQLNKKGKKGKGGFKLPFFR, from the coding sequence TTGATTTTTGAAAATTTAGCTGATCGTTTGCAAGAGACTTTTAAAAAATTGCGTGGTCATGGTAAATTAACAGCTGATGATGTTAATGCTACCATGCGAGAAATTCGCATAGCTTTATTAGAAGCCGATGTAAACTTTAAAGTAGTTAAAGATTTTATTAAAAAAATAAAAGAACGTGCAGTAGGACAAGAAGTTTTAGAGTCCTTGACACCTGCACAAGCTGTTATTAAAATTGTTAACGAAGAGTTAACAGCATTGATGGGGCAGACTCAAAGTCATATAAATATTTCACCAAAAGCTCCTACAATTATTATGATGGTAGGTCTTCAAGGGGCAGGTAAAACAACATCTGCTGGTAAACTTGGTTTGATGTTTAAAAAGCAAGGCAAACACCCATTGATGGTTGCAGCAGATATCTATCGTCCAGCAGCTATCAAGCAGTTACAAGTACTCGGTAGTCAAATTGATATTCCAGTATTTGCTAAAGAAGATTGTAAAGATGCTGTGCGTATCGCTAATGAAGCAATAGATTATGCAAAATCTCATGCTAATGACATTGTAATCATCGATACAGCAGGACGACTTCATATAGATGAAAACCTCATGCAAGAGTTGAAATCTATAAAAGAAGATGTAAAACCGCATGAAATCTTATTAGTAGTTGATGCAATGACTGGTCAAGATGCAGTTAATGTAGCAGAAAGCTTCAATAATGATTTAGGTTTAGATGGTGTTATCTTAACTAAAATGGACGGGGATGCTCGCGGTGGTGCGGCGCTTTCCGTTAAAGCTGTTACAGGTTGCCCTATTAAATTTGTGGGTGCTGGTGAAAAATTAGAAGCCTTAGAACCATTTTATCCAGATAGAATGGCTTCTCGTATCTTAGGTATGGGTGATGTGCTTACTTTAATTGAAAAGGCACAGACTGCTTTTGATGCAGAAGAAGCAAAAAAAATGGAAAAAGCTTTCCGCAAAAATGAATTTACATTAGATGATTTCTTATCTCAATTAAATCAAGTGAGAAAGCTTGGCTCTTTTGAAAATATCTTAGGTATGATACCTGGTATGGGTGGACTTAAGAAAAAACTCGGTGATGTGGATATCGATATGAATGGTAAAGAAATCAAACATATCGAAGCTATTATTAGAGCCATGACACCGGAGGAAAAAAGAAATACAAAAATCATCAATGGTTCTCGCCGTAAGCGTATCGCTATGGGTAGTGGAACAAAAGTTCAGGAAGTCAATAAGCTCTTAAAGCAATTTGATGAAATGAAAAAAATGATGAAGAAAATGTCTAATATGAAACAGTTAAATAAGAAAGGTAAAAAAGGAAAAGGCGGTTTTAAACTTCCTTTCTTTAGATAA
- the rimM gene encoding ribosome maturation factor RimM (Essential for efficient processing of 16S rRNA), translating into MKKSLKSVTNKKIIIGKIGAAHGVRGDMKVYPLTDFPDRFNTIKKAYVDDKEINIISTRYQGNFVVMKVEGVNSREEVARFTNKLLKINRSDVPPLEDGEYYAFDIIGLQVINQDDVVLGKITEILKTGSNDVYITKAKDGRQILIPALKKVVTEINVEDGFMKVIWDENQEV; encoded by the coding sequence ATGAAAAAATCATTGAAATCCGTAACTAATAAAAAGATTATTATTGGTAAAATCGGTGCAGCTCATGGTGTTAGAGGCGATATGAAAGTATATCCTTTAACAGATTTTCCGGATAGATTTAATACTATAAAAAAAGCATATGTAGACGATAAAGAAATAAATATTATTTCTACTCGCTATCAGGGGAATTTTGTAGTTATGAAAGTAGAAGGTGTTAATTCTCGTGAAGAAGTAGCACGTTTTACGAATAAATTATTGAAAATAAATCGCAGTGATGTGCCACCACTTGAAGATGGAGAATATTATGCTTTTGATATAATCGGACTTCAAGTAATCAATCAAGATGATGTTGTTTTAGGTAAAATAACAGAAATTTTGAAAACTGGTAGCAATGATGTATATATTACTAAAGCTAAAGATGGCAGACAAATTTTAATTCCAGCATTAAAGAAAGTAGTTACTGAAATAAATGTTGAAGATGGATTTATGAAAGTAATTTGGGATGAAAATCAGGAAGTGTAA
- the uvrC gene encoding excinuclease ABC subunit UvrC: MMINEVLQEKLKLLPTKSGVYLMKNKQKQIIYVGKAINLKNRVRQYFQSSRNHSAKTIAMVSHIEDFETIVTDNELEALILECNLIKKHHPKYNIMLRDDKTYPYLKITLNEKYPRIVTTRRLIKDGSRYFGPYTSSTAMKETLNLLRKLFPLRTCKHLADRPCLEYHIKRCLAPCANYIDEDTYKEMVDGVCLFLEGKSEVVEQNLAKKMQMAAQNLDFEKAARLRDQLLAVRKIMEKQKILLDDGDIDAIGIARANYGICIEIFFIRNGKMLGRNQFLLNDEDDDEKNLITAFLKQYYNDAVDIPKEILIPEEIAEIELLQEWLWTEKKKKTKILLPKRGVKKDILMMAKENAEKYLLEQEQKLKDMKARSLGAVYDLQKYLNLPKPPMRMECFDISHIQGSETVASMVVFQDGKPDKNSYRRFKINSTEGKPDDFMSMREVTTRRYVGIDKSDLPDLIIIDGGKGQLSSALEIIRGAGHYSVPVVGLAKQFEYIFTEQSSEPVILPRQSDALYLVQSIRDEAHRFAITYHRKLRTKRNKISILDNISGIGAKRRKSLFDHFETIQNIKKASVDELMAVPGISEQIAKSIYNFFRTHELVSSKLK, encoded by the coding sequence ATGATGATTAATGAAGTATTACAAGAAAAATTAAAATTATTGCCTACAAAATCAGGTGTTTATTTGATGAAAAATAAGCAAAAACAGATTATATATGTAGGTAAAGCGATTAATTTAAAAAATCGTGTGCGACAATATTTTCAATCGAGTAGAAATCATTCAGCAAAAACAATTGCTATGGTGTCGCATATAGAAGATTTTGAGACAATAGTTACAGATAATGAATTAGAAGCATTAATTTTAGAATGTAATTTGATAAAAAAACATCATCCTAAATATAATATTATGCTTCGTGATGATAAGACTTATCCCTATTTAAAAATCACGTTGAATGAAAAATATCCAAGAATAGTAACTACTCGTCGCCTTATCAAAGATGGCTCAAGATATTTTGGTCCATATACAAGTTCTACAGCAATGAAGGAAACTTTAAATTTATTGCGTAAATTATTCCCTTTGCGAACTTGCAAGCATTTAGCAGATAGACCTTGTTTAGAATATCATATAAAAAGATGTTTAGCTCCTTGTGCTAATTATATTGATGAAGATACTTATAAAGAGATGGTAGATGGAGTATGTTTATTCTTAGAAGGTAAAAGTGAAGTTGTAGAGCAGAATTTGGCGAAAAAAATGCAGATGGCAGCACAGAATTTAGATTTTGAGAAAGCTGCTAGATTGAGAGACCAATTATTAGCTGTGCGCAAGATAATGGAAAAACAAAAGATATTATTAGATGATGGTGATATAGATGCTATCGGTATCGCTAGAGCTAATTATGGAATTTGTATAGAGATATTTTTTATTCGCAATGGTAAAATGTTAGGTCGCAATCAATTTTTATTAAATGATGAAGATGATGATGAAAAAAATTTGATAACAGCTTTTTTGAAACAATATTATAATGATGCGGTGGATATTCCTAAAGAAATATTGATACCAGAAGAGATAGCAGAAATAGAATTATTGCAAGAATGGCTTTGGACAGAAAAAAAGAAAAAGACAAAAATTTTATTGCCTAAACGTGGTGTAAAAAAAGATATTTTGATGATGGCAAAAGAAAATGCAGAAAAATATTTATTAGAGCAAGAGCAAAAATTAAAAGATATGAAGGCTCGTAGTTTAGGTGCTGTCTATGATTTACAAAAATATTTAAATTTACCTAAGCCACCAATGCGTATGGAATGTTTTGATATATCGCATATTCAAGGTTCAGAAACAGTAGCCTCTATGGTGGTATTTCAGGATGGCAAGCCAGATAAAAATTCTTATCGCAGATTTAAGATAAATTCTACTGAAGGAAAACCAGATGATTTTATGTCGATGAGGGAAGTAACTACTCGCAGATATGTAGGCATTGATAAAAGTGATTTACCAGATTTGATAATCATTGATGGCGGTAAAGGTCAATTGAGTTCAGCTTTGGAAATTATTCGTGGAGCAGGTCATTATAGCGTCCCTGTAGTGGGGCTTGCTAAGCAATTTGAATATATTTTTACAGAACAATCATCAGAGCCTGTTATTTTGCCACGACAATCAGATGCTTTATATTTGGTGCAAAGTATAAGAGATGAGGCTCATCGCTTTGCGATTACTTATCATCGTAAACTTAGAACAAAACGCAATAAAATATCTATATTAGATAATATTTCTGGAATTGGTGCTAAGCGAAGGAAAAGTTTATTTGACCATTTTGAAACGATACAAAATATAAAAAAAGCTTCAGTTGATGAATTGATGGCGGTACCAGGGATTAGCGAGCAAATAGCAAAATCTATATATAATTTTTTCCGTACACATGAGTTAGTGAGCAGTAAATTAAAATAA
- a CDS encoding YdcF family protein, whose amino-acid sequence MLYLVKIFYAFIIPPGGIISLLILFNIYLYWKKIKGKYILSMITLLFYLLSTNFIAYHLVKPLENFYQNKTIEQLKQDKNDVIIMLGGGAINVADIDGEGQVSGYVANRMITVMRLQKELDIPIILSGGKVFEDTGREADIEKRIFEGMGVNSQALILENQSRNTVENVQNSKVIMEEYNFTKPLVITSGFHLLRAMEIFAREGIEATPYVADYQMSDELVFSIFNFLPNNGSLNTSCMAIREYLGILALKLKMQ is encoded by the coding sequence ATGCTTTATTTAGTTAAGATTTTTTATGCTTTTATAATTCCACCGGGAGGAATTATATCACTTCTGATTTTATTTAATATTTATTTATACTGGAAAAAGATTAAAGGTAAATATATTTTAAGCATGATTACTTTATTGTTTTATTTGTTATCTACAAATTTTATAGCTTATCATTTAGTTAAGCCATTAGAGAATTTTTATCAAAATAAAACTATTGAACAGTTAAAGCAAGATAAAAATGATGTGATAATTATGCTAGGTGGTGGTGCGATAAATGTAGCAGATATTGATGGCGAAGGGCAAGTTTCAGGATATGTAGCTAATCGCATGATTACAGTTATGAGATTGCAAAAAGAATTGGATATTCCTATTATTTTATCTGGCGGAAAGGTGTTTGAAGATACAGGACGAGAAGCTGATATTGAAAAGCGTATATTTGAAGGTATGGGCGTAAATTCGCAAGCTTTGATATTAGAAAATCAGAGCAGAAATACAGTAGAGAATGTGCAAAATAGCAAAGTTATAATGGAAGAATATAATTTTACTAAGCCATTAGTAATTACATCAGGCTTTCATTTGTTAAGAGCAATGGAAATATTTGCACGTGAAGGAATTGAAGCTACACCATATGTAGCAGATTATCAAATGAGTGATGAGTTAGTCTTTAGTATTTTTAATTTCTTACCTAATAATGGTAGTTTAAATACATCTTGTATGGCTATTCGTGAATATTTGGGTATTTTGGCTTTAAAATTAAAAATGCAATGA
- a CDS encoding YlqD family protein, with protein sequence MESISLQCPVTIKVKVTEKFRAKMLDKMEKQLAEVDLKLSKIDIQKKKFLEEHAEDNIQQVGAIVQKMEVDKAKGLKLKAKIEQDIADMKHLGLGAEIIQGTMQHVFNVKVGDKMPAVMNTEIIVEDEKIIEIRN encoded by the coding sequence ATGGAAAGCATTTCTTTACAATGTCCAGTAACAATTAAAGTAAAAGTTACTGAAAAATTTAGAGCTAAAATGTTAGATAAAATGGAAAAACAATTAGCAGAAGTAGATTTAAAATTATCTAAAATCGACATTCAAAAGAAAAAATTTTTAGAAGAACATGCTGAAGATAATATTCAACAAGTTGGAGCAATTGTTCAAAAAATGGAAGTAGACAAAGCTAAAGGTTTAAAATTAAAAGCTAAAATTGAACAAGATATTGCTGATATGAAACATTTAGGTTTAGGTGCTGAAATTATTCAAGGTACTATGCAACATGTATTTAATGTAAAAGTTGGCGATAAAATGCCAGCTGTTATGAATACTGAAATTATCGTAGAGGATGAAAAAATCATTGAAATCCGTAACTAA
- the rpsP gene encoding 30S ribosomal protein S16, translated as MAVKIRLNRMGAKKRPFYRIVVADSRAPRDGRFIEILGNYDSTKEPAIINIDEEKTLDWMLKGAQPTDTVKSLLSKKGIMTKFDAAKHAKK; from the coding sequence TTGGCAGTTAAAATTCGTTTAAATCGTATGGGTGCTAAAAAACGTCCATTCTATCGTATCGTTGTAGCAGATTCTCGTGCTCCACGTGATGGTCGTTTCATCGAAATCTTAGGTAACTATGATTCCACAAAAGAACCTGCTATTATCAATATTGATGAAGAAAAAACTTTAGACTGGATGCTCAAAGGTGCTCAGCCTACAGATACAGTTAAATCTTTACTTAGCAAAAAAGGTATCATGACTAAATTTGATGCAGCTAAACATGCTAAGAAATAA
- a CDS encoding KH domain-containing protein — MKELVEVIAKSLVDYPEQVTVDEIVDGNHVLLKLRVASADMGKVIGKQGRIAKAMRTVVKAAASCENKKVTVDIIE, encoded by the coding sequence ATGAAGGAACTTGTTGAAGTAATAGCAAAATCACTCGTTGATTATCCAGAACAAGTTACTGTTGATGAAATCGTTGATGGTAATCATGTTTTGTTAAAATTGCGTGTAGCTTCAGCTGACATGGGAAAAGTCATTGGTAAACAAGGCCGTATAGCCAAAGCCATGAGAACTGTAGTGAAAGCTGCAGCTTCCTGTGAAAATAAAAAAGTTACAGTTGATATCATCGAATAA
- the trmD gene encoding tRNA (guanosine(37)-N1)-methyltransferase TrmD gives MRIDILSLFPEMFGGVFGCSITKRAIEKNILDIQITNPRDFAFNKHNQVDDTAYGGGAGMVMKPEPLFRAVEDVKSKTQIENSKVILMCPTGKVFTQEKAKELANFDQLIFICGHYEGFDNRVVQNLADEVISIGDYVLTGGELPAMVVIDAVSRMLPGVLGSGESAPTDSFYNGLLEYPQYTKPREYRGLSVPDVLLSGDHAKIAKWRRQESLRVTYTNRPDLLEKVELSKDDKKFLEELKNNSK, from the coding sequence ATGAGAATAGATATATTATCTTTATTTCCTGAGATGTTTGGCGGAGTTTTTGGTTGTAGTATTACTAAAAGAGCGATTGAAAAAAATATTTTAGATATACAAATAACAAATCCTCGTGATTTTGCTTTTAATAAGCATAATCAAGTTGATGATACAGCTTATGGTGGTGGCGCTGGCATGGTGATGAAGCCAGAGCCATTATTTAGAGCTGTAGAAGACGTTAAATCTAAGACGCAAATTGAAAATAGCAAGGTTATATTGATGTGTCCTACTGGAAAAGTATTCACTCAAGAAAAAGCAAAAGAACTTGCTAATTTTGATCAGTTAATATTTATCTGTGGTCATTATGAAGGCTTTGATAATCGTGTGGTACAAAATTTAGCTGATGAAGTAATTTCTATTGGCGATTATGTATTAACAGGTGGAGAACTTCCAGCTATGGTGGTAATTGATGCTGTATCAAGAATGCTTCCAGGCGTATTAGGTTCTGGAGAGTCTGCGCCAACAGATTCTTTTTATAATGGGCTTCTAGAATATCCACAATATACAAAACCACGTGAGTATAGAGGTCTTAGCGTACCTGATGTACTACTTTCAGGAGACCATGCTAAAATAGCAAAATGGCGTCGACAAGAATCTTTGCGTGTTACGTATACAAATAGACCAGACTTACTTGAAAAAGTAGAATTAAGCAAAGATGATAAGAAATTTTTAGAGGAATTGAAAAATAATTCTAAATAA
- the ylxM gene encoding YlxM family DNA-binding protein gives MLEKFLHMSALFDIYGALLTDKQKRCLQMHLFEDFSLSEISTELGISRQAVYDMLRRSEQIMQQYEDKLGLAARSTKEKTELLSILSDLLALKQESEDNRLNNIIRRISVLTNDSKEA, from the coding sequence ATGTTAGAAAAGTTTTTGCACATGAGCGCTTTATTTGATATTTATGGGGCTTTGCTAACTGACAAACAGAAACGTTGTCTACAAATGCACTTATTTGAAGATTTTTCACTATCAGAGATAAGTACAGAGTTAGGAATTTCACGTCAAGCTGTTTATGACATGTTGCGTCGCAGTGAGCAAATCATGCAGCAATATGAAGATAAATTAGGTTTGGCAGCCCGTTCGACAAAAGAAAAAACAGAGCTTTTGTCAATTTTATCTGATTTATTAGCATTAAAGCAGGAATCAGAAGATAACAGGCTTAATAATATAATAAGACGTATTTCTGTGTTAACAAATGATAGCAAGGAGGCATAA